The stretch of DNA CTTGGGTAAGCTGGCATCATCCGTCCATCTCAGAAGGGGCAGATTCCTCCCAAGCATCACAGGACCGACCGGTGGAAATGGGACATAATCACTTCCCAACATCTCCTGAAATCATCAGCTTCAACTCCAGAGAAGAGGTGGCCTCAATGGCTCAGAGCAGATGGAAGCCTTCTGAGAAACAGACGGAAACTGTTTCAAAGGCGAAAtgaaatgtgctttaaaaataaataaagtaataaataaatctaattatTCATCAAGATTCTAAGGCAGTAACAGGCTTGACACAAGGACTAAGAAAGAAGGCAATACAGACAACTGCAGTGGTCgcttctctgcttcctcctctgccagaGACCCGGCCACCCTGCACTCTGGTGATGCTGGCTGCAGCGCCCAATGCATGCCTGCCTGGTCCTCAGAGTTAACAGAGTGGAAAAGGCCACCACCAGGGACGAGTTGACTTCAGCCTGGTAAAGAACAAATCCATCCAGCAGTAACAATGAAACTTCACTATCTTTTCCCTAAGAGATTTTGAACACCAAAAGCTTTAAGCCCTCAATGTTAGAAAGCGAAATCcaaaaattttggaaattcaaCAGGTTCCAAAGCAAAATTTCTAAATAATGACCCTTTtctaaaggccaaaaaaaaaaaacagtggtagGGAATctggagtgttttgttttgtaaccTCCTCTCTCAGAtcatctctctccttctttgaccataccaaaaaaaaaaaaaaaaaaaaaaatttagtaattcTTGACTTTCAAAGATGTGGGTTCCGAGATGAATCCAGTACCTAAATTTCCACCCTTTCCCCTTCGGCCACCAGTGTCTTTGGAAAGGGACACTATTTCTTGAAATAGGAAGTGACAGTGGCAGTTTTCTTCCTGGATGTTCAACTACACTGACCATCACTTTGGATTGCATGGAAGTTCTTGCTGAAATGGCAAAGACAGGCTTCggaaagggaggagaagagggaaggaggcagagtcAGACCGTCAGGACCAATAACACCCCTCCAAAGGCAGTGAGGGCTCCCGGCCTGGGCTTGAGACCATGAAGAACCAGCAGGCGGGCATATGGCAGTGGTGAGCGGCTGGACAGAGCTTTCTCCATCCAGGAGACTGGGCTCCTTCATGGACACTGTGCTTTGCCCTCTTCCAGCCCTTGCAAAAAGTGAAGAGAGCGGGTGCCACTAAACCCATCTGCAGGAAAGGCTCTGGGAGCAGAGAGAGCAGCAACTGGAATAATACACCTTGTACCAAAACAAACCTAGTTTCAACACCCAACTTCCTTCTAGGCTTTTGCCTGATGGTTTCCTCCACCGGGAGAGTCTGCTGGAGTCGAAAGCAAGAAGAGCGTGAGTCGGGGACCACAGAACAGGGGCACTACACCACCATCTGCAGAAGCCAAGAAGGGGGAAAGCTACGTGGGGGCGACTGTCAGGCATGCCAGGCAGGGCATGAGGGTCAGGAGCCTCCCGCTCAGCGTTTAGCTCTTGCCTGTCCCAACCGAGAGGCCCCAGCCGGCAGCCTGCCCCAGCCCGCGAACACCCGCCTGCCTCCTGCGCCAGCGGGCCTTCAGCTAGTGTAGTAGACGTGGAAGTAGAGAGTCTTGTTGCGGAGCAGGGAGTAGGAGTTGTCGAACTTGAGCAGGTAGATGCCCTCGCCGGGGTAGTCGTGGCTGCCGGCCTGCACGTCCCGGTGGCTGTCCCGCCGGTACACGGGCATGACCTCCCCGTAGCGGCCCCGCAGGGAGCTCCTGGAGCCTCTCTCCACATCTCCAGCTGGGACAGGGTCTGCAGCAGCAAAGAGCAGGGGGTTTGGATATAAGCAGAGACCAAAGGGGCCTACCGAAGGTGAAAAGGCGGACCAGGTAACCCAGCGGTTTTCACCCAGGGGGGTGCTGCTGCCCTCCTTCGGATGTCTGGAGGTGTCTGGTGGCCTTTGAGCCATCAGAGTGACTAATGGGTGATACTGACACTTAGTGCCCAAGGGTCCAGGAGTGCTGAATATCAGGACAGTACCTTCTCAACAAAGACATGTCGCACCCCAAAGGCCAGCAGTAGCTCCACTGAGAAGCAAAAAGTTAAGCCTTTGAGAGCCTTCCTAGCTCCAGGAATATCTGGACTGTCCCAAAATTTAGAAGGGAAGGTTCTGGCATCCTTTAGTCCATCTTTAGGTGAAAGAACCAGCTAAAGGAGGCAGGAAACGCAGATAAACGTGCTCTACAGAGTGAGCCTGAGCTCCACTGGGCGCCTGAAGAGCAGCAAATAGGATCTGAGCgtctcctcctccctcaggaCAGGAAGATTTCCCTGCAGACTTGCTTTTCCATGAAGAAGCAACGTAAGGGTTTGATTACAAGATTATATGGGGAAATTGAGGAATAGGACTAATGCTTAGAACCAgctgttacattaaaaaaaaaaaaaaaaaaagcctcagggCCACCATGAGTAGGTGCAAGGAACACCTGGAACAGAGCACagacactattttttaaatactgctcagggcaggaaggaaagaaataaacagCAGTCAGCCAGCTGTGACAGtttggagggaggagagaatgggTACCTTTAGCAAACTGTAATCCACAGTTGGGTTTCAGACCAAGAACAAAGGTAAATATCCTACAactgagaaagaaatataaaataatctcaGATTTATATGTGATCTGAAAAACAACTGCCTCCACATACAGCAGCAGTGACCCACCTCTTTCCCCGTCCCCACTCCATCCTTGTCCCCAAGGAGATCTCAGAGGAAATAGCTAGGTACTGATTAAAAAGAAGCTttcgggggagggagtgggatggactgggaatctggggttcctagatgcaaacgattgcctttggaatgcataagcaatgagatcctgctgtagagcactgggaactatatctagtcacttgtgatggagcacgatggaggataatgtgagaaaaagaatgtatacatgtaggtgtgactgggtcactttgctgtatgtacagtagaaaactggcaaaacactgtaaaccaactacaatggaaaaaataaaaatcatttaaagtaaaataaaataaggagctTTCCACTAAGGCGTCAATACTTCTCCACCAGAATGTTCTTTTAGGGTCTGACTTTGGCCTGCATCACCCAACTTAGCTGGCGATGCTGAAAGGGATTCTTCACCTgccaaaaggaagaggaggaggactgGTACAGCTCAGGAAGTGATCGACAGAAATTAGGTTGAGCCAGAAAAGGAAACTGCAAATTGTGTTCACATTGCATTTACCTTCAatctcctcctcctcgtcctcatCTTCATCCTCATCCTCACTGGAATCACTGACCTGCACCGTTATGTCAGTGCTGGTTACGGGGGTCCAGTCAAAGTAAACGCCAAAGCCAATGTCATAGTCATCGGTGGCAAACTCCCAGCAGACACGCTTCCCCTCCGGATGGGTAGGGACCCGGATGGTCACCACCTCGCCCCGCTTCACCACCAGACGGCTGTTCTTCTCTTTACC from Sus scrofa isolate TJ Tabasco breed Duroc chromosome 7, Sscrofa11.1, whole genome shotgun sequence encodes:
- the TMED8 gene encoding protein TMED8 isoform X2 codes for the protein MLSSSGRPQMVSPGREDAEEGPQKAAGAVEAQAMVEQELLPAGQAQVLSKMARYHGPQRSGDIVMIQSEHTGAIDILSADLESADLLGDHRKVSPPLMAPPCIWTFAKMKEFKSRLGKEKNSRLVVKRGEVVTIRVPTHPEGKRVCWEFATDDYDIGFGVYFDWTPVTSTDITVQVSDSSEDEDEDEDEEEEIEDPVPAGDVERGSRSSLRGRYGEVMPVYRRDSHRDVQAGSHDYPGEGIYLLKFDNSYSLLRNKTLYFHVYYTS